In Lactuca sativa cultivar Salinas chromosome 5, Lsat_Salinas_v11, whole genome shotgun sequence, the DNA window gatttttgtgaagatcttccagatctgctgaggattactacttctgcaagtcgtagtgctgtccgatcatcttctgatcaagtgagtgtatactaccttttataaacacgataataatacaagtatggttcgagtgtattaagtgtattgttgtttataggtgtgagtgtgtggttactttcttctaacgcataattatgaagtattttatacgaaatacgtgttatgtttatattttgtgttatatgtgtgattgtctattcactctcttctatctcatggatctgatttgttttctatgaaatacatgttatgtgtgtgtgcctcatctgttatgtggaatatgtattgatcaaagcatgatatacaggtttttatccatgtataaaaatgtatattatctactaatatgttgggtagaacatgggtagatagttggtgtgtaataaacagatgagaggcctcgttgttgtttgatttagtcatctagcggagtttagatgatgaccacggacttttctagacaatcttgtggaaacattagcaggttcgccacctgtaggtgttaatgaacttgggtgttcattcgctgtactccatccccctcatggttgccttatttgacttatattgctgaggaacccccgtagcatgtgttgtcgccccgatgaaatattcttagactaggtcccttatgttagttgtcttagggacataaagtgagaataacgggaatgggtaattgggttattgttggttggtggaaattaaatatcattatttattgtgggttgaaaaccctatatgctcaccaggctcccaagcctgacccactcaattttatttgtattacaggaagtggcgcgagggcataagatggacgaaccatcaatttgttttgtttacaagtctgtatatgtatatatttgttgaatgacttgtaatgttatcgtttatgcttattggtctgtatcggaacatgacaacccgagttttgattatataatgaaaatacatttcttttatgaaatgctttggtaaacattgttttatcatgttttgtttttgggcacaaattccgcaactctctttcaaatcaaaaggatttactttgaaattattttaaaagcataaatgaaaatcggtcttttctggccgagattttggggatgtcacacctggactcgtaattcacagtaagggttagagtatcatcgcatgaatacgtagttacaacatcgcctaaactcgtaattcatcacttaTAGGTTATAAGCCTGCTGGTGTTTTCCATGGggtcatctagaatagtccgtggtcgccatctatactctggtagatgactacatcgccaaattgccacatcgccggtcaaggttatggtatctcctctcatctcacatcacctatttatcatcacctatctatcatcatctttctatcatcacctatttctcatcacctaattatcatcacctatttctcatcacctaattatcatcacctaattatcatcacacatcatctaattcatctacccatgttctacccaacatatttgtagatataaaatacatatacatattaacTCATTTAatacctatataaaacatccattccacactcatctcaaataaacaacaatatataaacacatagcacgtatttcctagcaaatacttaatttatatatatatatatatatatatatatatatatatatatgttagaagaaagtgatcacatactcacacgtataaacaacaatatatatatatatatatatatatatatatatatatatatatatatatatacacatagcacgtattttataaaatacttcatatctatgtgtaagatgaaagtgtctatacactcacttgatcagaagatgatcagacaacattacggcttgtagaagtagtattcttcggtgaaaccgggatcacttcacacatcgGGTTTCTCGCGGATAGAACtttggctcggaaactctttttcttctcgggatctacgggcttcgggacttgcttcgggtctcggggttgataccggggcttcaggatatttcttgcatgcaaatcgaggtaaaacgtgagagagagagagagagagaagagagaatgagcaaccaaactcggctggcccttaaaatctatttatagggcaaatttggcccttgccacgtcgtggcaacctttttccacttCGTGGgtttggtcgtcactgcatgcgtcatcccaagttgcatctgggggcctcccggaggtgtcaggagacttgccacgtcgtggcactactTTCCacatcgtggtctctgacagttttggggtttcacgccccgaacttcagaaattcataactttcgcatacgaactccgttttcgacgttctttatatcgccgcgaaggtgagattatgctctacaactctcgtttatactccattggctaattttgactttatttttaatatattataattatattacttatatattatttttagtaggccgggacaggaaaactccgttataaactcataacttcttcgtctaacgtccgttttcgtctgtctttccgtcgttgcactactatcgatgagatcttcaactctcatttagatcactaaggatagatatctatcaaccttaaattcactatttacgccgtgctgggtcgcgctaggtcgtgtcggttctgtcgcaaaactttgacaggtcataacttcttcgttataactcggattttggcgttcttcatatgcacggaaaccttgtgacatatactacaacttgtttaagattaatccttctaaatattcttccatcaaaaagttatttttgatgcttatcgtctctaagttgactagccctgatctacgggcgttacaattatctcccctttaggatgattacgtcccggaatcatcaacgaaacaggattcgtataatgactccatacgttatatcTCCATCCTAATTAATAGCCTTGATGCTCAATCCtacatctgctcttcgtactatgttggacttttaatcataaccttcgagttacaaaataaatcctttttgagaactccttcttcttcttaggataagtacattcccttatctattgtaacaaactgaTGGGTCGTGATCTAAAGACCTCTCATCATATGATGAAATGCTTAAACTcatgtctcttagagtcaaattccagaatggaatataccttccttcatattctaatgtgatataatcacatttttttatatgcagcatttctagctacatgcttccttaacaacgagcgtgatgtcatcgatcgcattgatttcaatcttctgacttaattcaaatgctacatcgaactcggttctctgaaccatgtaacaaactcatcgtagtcggactcaatttgatatgaccactagggtcaaaaTATCAgtcatctttttagtcattaccaaaacaatggtaacaacatacttgaataaaaacgaACTCAATTAcaagtttcttggtaaccttgtgacttcccatgatccaagcgtgagtcctgtgcttccagtagtatagatctctactattattcacacctactcatactcatcccaagtattgtctctcagtccccaagtcctaaaatcacaaaacaatttaacacatacgaatgtgtccaattaatcataaaaaatttcctagactctactaggacttcttccatgcgtatcttctatcatcaatcatacttcaactcgattggtgatggaaattctagattatgggacaacttcaagaattacaccagtcgttccatcatcctacaatcgaaggtgtacttcagacgttactcctctaaacgttccattattttatcaaacataaactaaaggcaagacaccactcttacgatatcttccgataggtgccattcactatcataagcctttcatttcctccatttactcaattctctacgagtcttcaccatatcattttgtacatccaagcagacgttcggtgcaccggacgagaatttaagataagaaagctttatttacgatagacgtataaatctccttatcactccgaaatgtttacatgctagttctaatttcatagtcgtacgcttagaatcctaaacacataaagtttccagatctggtcggcaacagaccataaatccgaacaaacaatttcatatatggcaaacatatagcatttagcacataaaagcattttaggcatttttcctaaaatatactagtgcttgtgtcaatttaggtgtactacctaacatattttagacacactcctcacgatcattacttagcattctaagttgaagtctagaaatttcctacaaattcctagttcgcttaaactaatgctctgataccaactgtgacatccccaatttcacggccagaaaagaccgatttgtttatgctttgttttataaatcagagtattcgtttaaagaaaacggttgcggaatttgttcccaaaacaagatatgataaaaacttatcaaaacatttctcaaagagaatgtattttcatttaaataataaaacctcgggatgtcatgttccgatacagacacataagcataaacaaaacatacattaatttactctagtgatttacatctcctttaatctctcagtgcaaagaatcttcatatcgatacctgtgatacaattaaactgagtgggtcaggcttgggagcctggtgagcatagggttttcaacccacaatattatatcacacacacacacacacacacacacatatatatatatatatatatatatatatatataatcatcaaacagtcaacccaattacccatccccattatcttcgtttattcttaagtaccttccctaaggaattatcctgagggtcatctcctacatcgtatttacctctcatctccttacatcacatttccttatatgtttgttcctaaggactttttcctaaggatcatcgcatgaatacgcagccacaacatcgcctggactcgtaattcatagtaagggttagagtatcatcgcatgaatacgtagttacaacaccgcctgaactcgtaattcatcacttataggttatgagcctgctggtgttttcCATGGggtcatctagaatagtccgtggtcgccatctatactctggtagatgactacatcgccaaattgccacatcgccggtcaaggttatggtatctcctctcatttcacatcacctatttatcatcacctatctatcatcacctttctatcatcacctatttctcatcacctaattatcatcacctatttctcatcacctaattatcatcacacatcatctaattcatctacccatgttctacccaacatatttgtagatataaaatacatatacatattaacTCATTTAatacctatataaaacatccattccacactcatctcaaataaacaacaatatataaacacatagcacgtatttcctagcaaatacttaatatatatatatatatatatatatatatatatatatatatatatatatatatatatgttagaagaaagtgatcacatactcacacgtataaacaacaatatatatacacataacacgtattttataaaatacttcatatctatgtgtaagatgaaagtgtctatacactcacttgatcagaagatgatcagacaacattacggcttgtagaagtagtattcttcggtgaaaccgggatcacttcacacatcgGGTTTCTCACAGATAGaacttcggctcggaaactctttttcttctcgggatcttcgggcttcgggacttgcttcgggtctcggggttgataccggggctttgggacatttcttgcacgcaaatcgaggtaaaactggagagagagagagagagagagaagagagaatgagcaaccaaactcggctggcccttcaaatctatttatagggcaaatttggcccttgccacgttgtggcaacctttttccacatcgtgggcttggtcgtcactgcatgcgtcatcccaagttgcatctgggggcctcccggaggtgtcaggagacttgccacgtcgtggtctctgacagttttggggtttcacgccccgaacttcagaaattcataactttcgcatacgaactccgttttcgacgttctttatatcgccgcgaaagtgagattatgctctgcaactatcgtttagactccattggctaattttgactttatttttaatatattataattatattacttatatattatttttagtaggccgggacaggaaaactccgttataaactcataacttcttcgtctaacgtccgttttcgtctgtctttccgtcgttgcactactatcgatgagatcttcaattctcatttagatcactaaggatagatatctatcaaccttaaattcactatttacgtcgcgctgggtcgcgctaggtcgtgtcggttctgtcgcaaaacttcgacaggtcataacttcttcgttataactcggattttggcgttctttatatgcacggaaaccttgtgacatatactacaacttggttaagattaatccttctaaataatcttccatcaaaaagtcatttttgatgcttatcgtctctaagttgactagacctgatctacgggcgttacatgatGTATTATAATACATGTTATGACCATTCGTTTAATTATATCCTTATCCCAAAGTCATGTAGTGTATTTCACTACATGCCACGTCTAGCTAAGGACTCCAAATGCTCTCTCGATATCCTTCATCACTGATTCTCGTATCTTTTTGAACAACTTTGCATTTTCACTTCGAGGAACCGAATATTCCTTCATAAGTGTAGAATAATCTGGGTATATCTCATCACAAAGGTAGTAACCGTATTGTACGAATGTTCGTTCACCGTGAATGTCATATAAGGTGCTTTGTCGGTCCAAAGATCGTTAAAAAGTGGAGACTGACTAAGAATGTTAATGTCGTTGTTAGACCCTGCGACTCCAAAAAAAGAATGACATATCCATAAATCCTGAGATGCAACAGCTTCTAGGATTATACTTGGTTCACCTATATCTCCTCGAGTGAATTGACCACGCCATGCATTTGGACATTTTTCCCAAGCCACATGCGTACAATCTAGACTGTTAAGCATACCCAGAAATTCATGTCTCTCTTCATGAGCCGAATATAATCTCTCAATATCACGTGGAGTTGGTTTACACAAATATTAATAATGAAAAACTTCATACACATATGCGCAAAACCAATTTACACAATCAATTGCGGTCCTCCCGGATATTTTGAAGTATTCGTCAGATGCATCAAATGTTATACCGTATCCCAAATACCTAAGTGCAACCGTACACTTTTGTATACTACTAAAACCCATTCTTCCTCTAGCGTcgggtttttgtttgaaaaatataACAGACTTCTAAAACATTACTAATACGTAAAAATATTGTCTTATTTAGACGGAAACAACGTTCGAATCAGTCATCATTGTAAAGATAATTATCAGTACCAATAAGTCGTGTGCGGCTTGATGATCATGATTAACGACCGCCCTTGTACGAGCAACATTCGAACTTTCTTCATCatgaatgtgttgcacaacattgAAGAATATCGAAATGAATTCCCCGTCGTCATCCAAGTCAATTTTAACACTTTCAAATCATTCATGTGTTTTTTGGTTTAGAATGAAAGTAAAATGTGATAAAATGTGAGCATTTTCATGGGGGGCTTAGAGGGGGCAAAGTGGGCAGCTGCATaggacccaaattttttttattatatatttttcgttaaaaatacaaaattgtAATAAAGATAATGATCCTTTTTTTCTTGTTTGTCCTGAGTTTttaagaatatttcatttttcaggaCCGGCCCTGAGCATTTTATTAGATTTACATAggtattaagtttttttttaatgtaaaacTTAAAAAGTTCAAAAGAAAGGAAATCGATTGGAAACGATTTGATTGACCTTTTTATTTCGTTTTATTAGATTTACATAGgtattaagttttttttaatgtaaaaCTTAAAAAGTTCAAAAGAAAGGAAATCGATTGGAAACGATTTGATTGACCGTTTTATTTCGTCTTCGGAAACACGGACCATAACAACCACGACCGACCGGGATGGTGTGCAATCTTGACCGGCTCAACCACGATGGCCACCGTGCTCTACATACCGGATGGTCTTAGCCATTTCAAATAATACACCCCGGTCTTTACACTTCAACGGTTCAACCTATCAGATCTCCATCAACGCCCATCAGAAAACACCATGTCTGAAAACGAATTCATAAAACCAAATGTAGTCGacagtgatgatgacgatgatacaGTTTGCTTGGGCGAATCTTTCTTCATAGATGACAAGTATCTCCTTCTCTAATACGTAAATAAACAGCGAACAGCAATTGATCGATTTCGAGTTTgattcattttctttttcttatGTTAATGTGCAGCTATGAGCTCACTACGTTTACATTTGGGCCTCATGTCCTTCAACTTCTTTGTCTCCAATCATCTTCAAGTATGTTTTGTGCTTTTCACTTCTCACGTTTATTATTTGTCATtcctttttagggtttaaggtttTAATAATCCGCCATTGATTTTAGGAAGTAAAGTTCATACTGATTTTGTCTTACATACCTATATTCAATTGATATCAGGCATGAATCTGGTAAGACTAATTCGTGATTCATCTTCCACAACCAACTAATTTCTTATTAGGTCATATAATCGTATTCTATTCAATCTTTCAATACGATTTAGTTTCAAACTACTACCTTTTGTTGTGCAGCTGATTTCGATTTAACTGGACAGTTGGTATGGCCTGGTGCAAGGCTGTTGAATGAATACCTTTCAAATAATGTTGAGCTACTGCAAGGATGTTCTGCTGTAGAATTAGGATCTGGTGTAGGTCAGTTATGTTTTCAAAGACTACATTCaattgttttaaatgtttaaatttctATCTGGAaagtttttgggtttagttattCATATTCAGAAACCCTTAAAGAAATGGTGGTGTGGGTGTGGGTGTAGGTGTTACAGGCATACTTTGCAGCAGATTTTGTCATGAAGTCGTGCTTACAGATCATAATGATGAAGTGCTCAAGGCATGTCTGCAAGATTCCATTTTTCTGCATACATATATGGTAAGTTTTTTATTTTCTGGGTTGTAACTGTTTATATAAATTTCCCTTTTcagatcttgaagaaaaacatAGATCTTCATGAATCTTCTGACAACCCTAATTCATGTTCTGGTAAGATTAGTAAATGAAGACACATTTTGGAACTTGCTGTCTAATATCAAGATTATTGTGAACAGCTTTAAGTGCAGAGAAACTAGAATGGGGAAACACTGATCAACTTAACCAAATATTACAAAAGCATCCGGAAGGATTCGATCTTATTCTTGGAGCTGACATCTATATCCtatcatttctttctattacatacaacattgtattttcaattctttttttattaacaaatcgatgaaattacattgctatttcttgacaATTGGTAAGCTTTCAGCAAAATAGTGTTCCTCCACTCTTTGACACTGTGAAAGAGCTTCTTTTTCAACATGGGAAAAAGCAATGTAGGTTCATATTGGCTTATGTCTCACGTTCTAAAATGTATGTGACTCTTTCTTTTAGGCTTATTTTTTTTGGATGCTTCAGACACCCGATTATGGAATGACGATAATTGTACTTTCAAGTTTTTTAGTGTAGTTGATTTGTATATTGTAGCATCTTTCTTTCATTTCTTATTATTTTGAGGAAATTACCAAATAATTAGCTTTTTAATACATTCTTTTGCAGGATGGATGCATTGGTACCAAAAGAAGCAGTTAATCACGGGCTAAAGATCCATGAAGTTGATGGGACCCGATCAGTGATTGGAAATCATGAGGGGGTTATATATGAGATAACCCTTTAGAAACttagaaatattaattaaatatgattCTTGGATAATTCATAATTGTGAAGAATATATCTTTGAATGTTTTAGAGCAATTGAGAATGATTGAATTGTAGGATCTCACAAATTAACAAAGGACGAATGACACCAAATAGCAATCAACTTACAAATTTTAGtgttaatttatataaaataatattccATACAATGCAACAAAATAGGGAAAGACGAAGTTATTATAATATATTGAAACAAAAGATTAAATACTATGTAATAGTAGTAGTAGTTGTTGTAGTAGTAGTGTTGGTGTTTGAAGAATCAGAGTTGAGTTTGATGCCTTTCCCATATGCAGCAATTAGCAAAGCCTCAGCCCGGCCTACAGCAACAACCAGTGAAATGCATTTGCATCAATAACTGGATTCATGGAAGACAAAAACAAGCATGACACCCACTAGACAAACTATGTGgagggcattcatgtctttttCGGATAATTAGACTAGTAATAATGTGTAGACATGAATCAAAGTACCATGATCCTTTTTCCTTCTCAGAGATGAACTTATTTGTGGAAATAGATTGCATGCAAGTGCCCGGCTATTATCCTGCCAAAATTTCACAATCAAAAGATTTTCTatgtttaaaaattaaaaagcATATATATTTGTAAGGCATCAAGGAAGAAATCAAACCTTTGTTGAGCCATTTCCAGAGAGTTTGAACTCGCTTTTCCAACGCATAGATGGCACTGGGACAACAGACACTTGAGATGCAACCAGGACTCCAATCCATAGCCCATAATTAAATCCACCACTCCACCATCCCTATATTACACAAAACAATAGTAATAATGAAAGCAA includes these proteins:
- the LOC111877008 gene encoding uncharacterized protein LOC111877008 — protein: MSENEFIKPNVVDSDDDDDTVCLGESFFIDDNYELTTFTFGPHVLQLLCLQSSSTDFDLTGQLVWPGARLLNEYLSNNVELLQGCSAVELGSGVGVTGILCSRFCHEVVLTDHNDEVLKILKKNIDLHESSDNPNSCSALSAEKLEWGNTDQLNQILQKHPEGFDLILGADICFQQNSVPPLFDTVKELLFQHGKKQCRFILAYVSRSKMMDALVPKEAVNHGLKIHEVDGTRSVIGNHEGVIYEITL